Part of the Myxococcales bacterium genome is shown below.
TCGAGTCCTGCCGCCGGTCGTCGTGATCAGCGCCTTGGCCGTCGCCCTGACGGTGAGCATTGCGCCGGCGTTGCTCGTGCTCATCGGCGGCGCGCTCATCGGCACCATCGCGCTCTTTTGGGCGAGCCTCCGTACGCTCGGCGGCGACGCTCCGTTGGCGGAGGACTTCGAAGCGTTGACGGTGCGCGTCGACAACCGGTCGGCGCTCGACGCCCGAAAGCGCTCGGCGCTCCGCGCGCTCAAGGACATCCAGCACGAGCACGCCATCGGCAAGATCGACGACGCCGACTTCGAGGTGCTCTCCGCGAAGTACCGCACCGAGGCGAAAGATCTCCTGCGCGAGCTCGACCTCGAGATCGAACCCTTCCGGGACCAGGCCGAAGCGCTGGCTCGAAAGCACCTCGAGAAGGCGGGCCTTGGTGCGACGGCGAACGCCGCCAAGGACGAAACCGCGGGCAACGCCAGCAAACCCGAGAAGGTCGCCGGCGACGCGAAGAAGGAGATGGCGACAGACGACGGCGCCGCCGACGCGCCCGCGTGCGCGACATGCGGGACGCGAAACGACTCCGACGCGGACTTCTGCAAGAAGTGCGGGAAGCGTCTCAAGGAAGAGAAGGCCGCTTCGGCCGAGAGTGACGATGCCTGATCGGAAGCTATTTTCCCGAGGTCTTCGCCTGGGCTTGGGCCTCGCCACCTTGTCCGTCACCGTGGGCGTCAGCGGCCTCGCCGTTGGCGCTGGCGACGCGAGCGCTCCGAAGAGCGTCGCCTCGAGTCGCCCCGCAAACAGCGACGCGGGTGCGGCCCCCAAGACGACAACGGCTTCGCCGGGCGAGAGCGGGCCGCCACGCGACGGCGTCGATCCCCACGGTGCCGGCGCTATGGACGTCGCCGACCCGCACGGCGGCGCCGATCCCCACGGCAGCGGCAACGCGGCTGGCGGACCCAAAACGCCCGCCGACACGGTGTCCGAAGATCCGGCGCTTCCCAAAGGAACCATCGACGTCGAGATCCGAGACGAAAACGATCGCCCGCGCGGCCAAGTGCCCGTCCTGCTCGGCATCGTTCAGAACTCCGTAGCCAAAGGAGAGAACCGTCAGCGCCTCTCGGCCTCCACGTCGGCCGACGGCCA
Proteins encoded:
- a CDS encoding zinc ribbon domain-containing protein, with protein sequence MTESKASLGEHVTPPEPKAATNDEADRASLEADAERRLGRLASRVLPPVVVISALAVALTVSIAPALLVLIGGALIGTIALFWASLRTLGGDAPLAEDFEALTVRVDNRSALDARKRSALRALKDIQHEHAIGKIDDADFEVLSAKYRTEAKDLLRELDLEIEPFRDQAEALARKHLEKAGLGATANAAKDETAGNASKPEKVAGDAKKEMATDDGAADAPACATCGTRNDSDADFCKKCGKRLKEEKAASAESDDA